The nucleotide sequence AATGAAGGAGGTTCGTTGGGCACTAACCCTGGCGATTGACATCGTGCGAGTGGCGATGGCGTCCTACCGCGGCGCGGCGACGATTTCAGGGATTCACGTTCCACCCACCGGGCTTTACCCCAAGTACTACTTCGATCCGCTCGAACAGTGGCTGAAAGACTTTACGATTGATGTGGGCGGGCAGCCGTACAAGCCATGGGACTCGGAGGCGCCGAAACGTATCGCCGACGAGGCGCGCAAAGCCCTGGGCAACCTCGTGCCCACGGACGCAGCCGAGATCCGCAAGTCCATCGGCATGGGCTGGTGGAAGTACGATGTCAAGGCGGCGGAGCAATTGTTGCTAAGCAAGGGCTTTAAGCGCGACAGCAACAAAATGTGGCTAAAGCCGAATGGTGAGGCGTGGAAGATTCCGTTGATGTGCGAAGGGGAGACGCGGCCGATCATGAACCGCGCGGCGGCTATGATCGCCGAGAACTGGAAGGAATTCGGCATTGACTCTTTCGCGGATGTGCGGGACAGCGCGACACGGGCCAACCTTCCCTCGCTGGGCGAGTTCGACGCCCACTTGAGTTGGACGATCGAGACCTGGGGCGGTCACCCGGACCTGTTCTACTTCCTCGAGTCCTGGCACTCGACGTACTTGCGTCCACTTGGCGAGCGGTCAGTCGCCCGCAACTGGTTCCGGTGGAAGAATGCCGAACTCGACAAGATCATTGACCAGATCCAGAATCTCGACTTTGACGACCCGAAGGGGCTCGAGCTTGGAAAAGAGTTTGTCAAACTCGCCACGCGCGAGCAGCCGACCATCCCGATCATGTCCTACAACGTGTTCTCGGTCGTCGACGAGACCTACTGGGAGGGATTCCCGACCGCAGAGAACCCCTACACCAACCCGGTTGCCAATTGGGCTAACACCAAGTATATGTTCCCAAAGATCAAGCCCAAGGCGAAGTAGCAGCGGTTCTGTTGGTTGGTTCGGGAGTTGCGCGAAGCGTCCCGAACCAACCAACAACCGAGGTATAACCAGTGCGTAACTTTTTACTTCGCTATCTTCTCCCGCGACTCGGACAGTACGTCATGGTCGTGTTCCTGGGAGTTACCCTGACCTTCATCATTCCCCGGTTCTCGCCGAACGACCCGGTAGAGACTCGGGTCAGCCAGATGATGATGAGCGGCGGGCAAGTCAATCCCGAAGCCGTCATCCACCTGCGGGAGGCGTTGAACGAGATGTATGGGCTGAAAGGTAGCTCGTTGGAACAATATCTCGCGTTCTGGGGGCGTCTCTTCCGGGGCGACCTGGGTCCTTCGCTCTCCACGTTCCCAACGCCGGTGACTGAGCTGATCGCGCGTGCCATGCCCTGGACGCTTGGTTTGTTACTCACTTCGATCATTGTTTCCTGGGTCGTCGGCAACTTGCTCGGAGGCATCGCCAGTTACTACACCGAAAGCCGCGTCATGCACGTGATTGACGTGTTGAGCCAAGCCGTCCGACCGATTCCCTATTACATCATGGCGTTGGTCTTGCTCGTGGTGTTCGCGTATTTCATACCAATCTTTCCGTTTAGTGGCGCATATCCGGCGGGAACACGCGTCGAGTGGAGTCTCAACTTTGTGTTGACCGTAATCAAGCACTCGATGCTCCCGGCGATTAGTCTGGTCATCGTCGGTATGGGCGGCTGGTTCCTGGGCATGAAATCGCTGACTTCCAACATTATCTCCGAAGACTATGTGGTCTACGCGGAAACGGCTGGGTTGCGTCCGCGCCGGATTCTCTTTAGCTATGTCATCCGCAACGCGCTGTTGCCCCAGGTGACCGGCTTGGCGCTCCAACTCGGCATGATCTTTAACGGCGCGCTCATCATGGAAGTCGTTTTCGGTTATCCGGGGATGGGCATGCTCACGCTCCAGGCGGTCATGGCAAACGACTATAGTTTGATTATGGGGATCGCGATCTTTTCGATTATTGGGGTTGCCACCTCCGTTCTCATTCTCGACTTGCTCTACCCGTTGTTCGATCCGCGGGTACGTCACCAATAGGAGGATAGACGATGCTGAGGGTTATTCGCGATCTGCTCAAGCACGATGGTCGCTTTCGGGTCGCCTTTATTTTCTTGGTAGCGATTTTGATCATGTCGGCGCTGTCGGTAGTCTCGCCGCACGACCCAGGACGGACATTTAGAGTGCCGGCGGACATGCCCCCATCACTGGAGCACTGGTTCGGCACCAGTTCGCGGGGTCAGGACATTTTTTGGTGGATGGCGTTTGCGGTCCGCAACTCGCTCTTTCTGGGTTTAATGACGGCAATCGTGTCCCGCATCATCGCGATCTTTGTGGGTCTTACGGCAGGGTATCGCGGCGGGTTCATTGACCGCGCGCTCATGTCCGTCAACGATAGTTTCGTCGTCATGCCGGTGTTGCCCGTGCTCATTCTGCTGAGTTTCCTGCTCAAGGGTAGTATGAGTCTCGTCACGCTCGCGGTCATCCTGGGTTTGTTCGGCTGGCCCTGGGATGCGCGCTTGATTCGCTCCCAGGTCTTGAGTCTCAAAGAACGCGCGTTCACGCAGACTGCGGTTTACTCTGGAACGGGCGCGTTCCGGATCTCGTTGAACGAGCATTTGCCCTTTGTCCTGCCCGTCGTGTTCGCGACTACGATCAACAACATGCTTTGGTCAATTGGCTTGGAGGTCACGTTGAGCGTCCTCGGTCTGTCGAACGTGACGCTCCCCACCATCGGGACTGCGATCTTTTGGGCGAATCAGCACCAAGCCCTGGTCGCCGGGGTCTGGTGGTGGCTTGCCGCGCCGGTCGTCATCGCCATCATCCTGTTCCTCGGACTGTACTTGCTCTTTTCGAGCGTGAACGAATACATTGATCCCCGGACGCGCCTCCGGCGGATTGGGGGTTGAGCGATGTCGTTGCTAACTGTGCAAAACCTCCGCGCGTTTTATCGAACCGAAGTGTACGGTATTTCGCGAACCGTGCGCGCGGTGGACGGTGTAACGTTCACGCTTGCACCCAACGAAATATACGGTATCGCCGGCGAATCGAGTTGTGGTAAGACGACTCTGATCAAGGTGCTTTCCGGCACGGTCAAACCACCGTTGAAAGTTGCCGACGGCAGTGTGCGCTACAAATTCGGGTCGTATGATGTTGACATGCTTCACATTGATCCGGAAGAGTTGCGTCAGAGTGTGCGCTGGCGAGAAATCTCTTATGTGATGCAAGGCTCGATGAGCGTGTTGAACCCGGTCCGGCGTATCATCCAATCCTTCGAGGACATTGTCGGTACGCACGAGGGCATCCCCAACAAAAAAGTATTTCTCGATCAAATCCGCGAGCATGTCAACAAACTAGGACTGCCCGCCGAGATTCTCAACTCATTTCCGCATCAACTTTCCGGCGGCATGCGGCAACGCGTGGCGATTGCGCTCGCCACCGTCTTCCATCCCAGTTTGATTATCGCGGACGAGCCGACGACCGCACTCGATGTCGTCGTCCAGCGCGGTGTGTTGCAACTGCTTAGGGACATTCAATCTGACAGCGGCAACACCGTGCTCTTGGTCACGCACGACATGGCGGTTCACGCCAACGTCGCCGACCGCGTGGCGATTATGTACGCGGGTCGCATCGTCGAGGAAGCGCCCACCGAAATTATTTTCAACTCGCCGAGCCACCCCTATACCCAACATTTGATTCACTCGCTGCCCATGATCGGTGACAAGTCCGGTAGAGCCAGTCTGGGCGGCGCACCGCCAAACCTTGCCAACCCGCCGAGCGGCTGCCGTTTCCACCCGCGTTGCCCGCACGCCATGGAGGTTTGCCGCACCGAGGTCCCCACGATGATCGAGCTGGGCGCGAGTCATCGAGTAGCATGTCATCTCGTCAAGGAGGCGGCTCGATGAGCGACAATGGCAAATTGCTCGATGTCCAGCACGTGACGGTGTCGTTCCACATCGGCGGATTCATTGCCGGCAGTCGTCTGACGGCGGTGAACGACGTGTCCTTCGCGCTTGAAAACGCCAAGCCCGAGATATTTACGTTCGCCGGTGAAAGCGGTAGCGGCAAGACGACGCTTTCGCGCTTGCTGTTGCACGACCTGGATCCAACCCAGGGCAAGGTGTTGTTCGAGGGTCGTGACGTAACACAGATTCGCAAGCGCGCCGACGTGCTGGACTTTATGAAGCAAGTTCAGCCGGTGTTCCAGAATCCGTTCGAGACGTTCAACCCCTTGCGCCGGGTCGAGGATTATTTGTACGACACCGCCGTGAACTTTGGCAGAGCAGCGAATCATCGCGCGGCGGTTCCGGTGGTTGACGAGGCGCTCCATCAAGTCGGGTTGTCACTCGATGAGGTGAACAAACGGTACCCGCACGAACTTTCCGGCGGACAAATCCAACGTGTGTCTGTCGCGCGCGCGCTCATTCCGCACCCGCGTTTGATCCTGGCGGATGAGCCGGTTTCGATGGTGGATGCGTCTCTGCGTATGGCAATCGTGAATGTCTTTCGAAAATTGCGCGACGAGCAAAAGGTGAGCGTCCTCTACATCACCCACGATCTTGCCACGGCGTACTATATTAGCGACCGCATCGCGATCATGTTGCGCGGCTTTGTCGTGGAATCCGGTCCAGTCGAAGCCGTGCTCGATCATCCGTTGCACCCGTACACGCGACTGTTAAAGGAATCCGTGCCTGAACCGACTGCGAGTAAGCGCGAGACCTGGGCGAAGCACATCGAACTGGGCACGATTGATTTCAAGGAGTACAGCCGCGTTGGATGCAAATTCGCGGGGCGTTGCCCGCATGTGATGGACATTTGCCGCCAGACCGATCCCCCGAATATCGAGACCGATGGGCGCATGGTGCGATGTTATTTATACGCCAAGGAGAATTCATGAACGAGATTACGCTGGACGTCAAAATCGCCAAGACCAAGATTGATCGAAACATTTACGGACATTTTTCCGAACACCTGGGTCGCTGCATTTACGAAGGATACTGGGTCGGCGAAGACTCGGCGATTCCGAACGTGCGCGGCATTCGCAAGGATGTCGTCGCGGCGCTGAAAAAGATCAAGGCGCCGGTAATGCGCTGGCCCGGCGGCTGCTTCGCCGACGAGTACCACTGGATGGATGGCATCGGACCGCGCGAAAAGCGACCGACGATGATCAACACGCACTGGGGCGGCGTCGTCGAAAACAATCATTTCGGCACGCACGAGTTTATGGAACTGTGCGATCAATTGGGCTGCGAGCCGTATGTCTGTGGCAATGTCGGCAGCGGCACCGTGCAAGAAATGTCGCAGTGGGTCGAGTACATGACGTTTGGCGGTACGAGTCCGATGGCGGATTTGCGCCGCGCGCACGGTCGCGCTGAACCCTGGAAACTAAAATACTTTGGCGTCGGCAACGAGAACTGGGGTTGCGGCGGACGTATGACTGCCGAGTACTACGCGGACGAATATCGGCGGTACGGTTTGTACGCGCGCAACTACGACGACAACAAA is from Chloroflexota bacterium and encodes:
- a CDS encoding ABC transporter permease: MVVFLGVTLTFIIPRFSPNDPVETRVSQMMMSGGQVNPEAVIHLREALNEMYGLKGSSLEQYLAFWGRLFRGDLGPSLSTFPTPVTELIARAMPWTLGLLLTSIIVSWVVGNLLGGIASYYTESRVMHVIDVLSQAVRPIPYYIMALVLLVVFAYFIPIFPFSGAYPAGTRVEWSLNFVLTVIKHSMLPAISLVIVGMGGWFLGMKSLTSNIISEDYVVYAETAGLRPRRILFSYVIRNALLPQVTGLALQLGMIFNGALIMEVVFGYPGMGMLTLQAVMANDYSLIMGIAIFSIIGVATSVLILDLLYPLFDPRVRHQ
- a CDS encoding ABC transporter permease yields the protein MLRVIRDLLKHDGRFRVAFIFLVAILIMSALSVVSPHDPGRTFRVPADMPPSLEHWFGTSSRGQDIFWWMAFAVRNSLFLGLMTAIVSRIIAIFVGLTAGYRGGFIDRALMSVNDSFVVMPVLPVLILLSFLLKGSMSLVTLAVILGLFGWPWDARLIRSQVLSLKERAFTQTAVYSGTGAFRISLNEHLPFVLPVVFATTINNMLWSIGLEVTLSVLGLSNVTLPTIGTAIFWANQHQALVAGVWWWLAAPVVIAIILFLGLYLLFSSVNEYIDPRTRLRRIGG
- a CDS encoding ABC transporter ATP-binding protein, which translates into the protein MSLLTVQNLRAFYRTEVYGISRTVRAVDGVTFTLAPNEIYGIAGESSCGKTTLIKVLSGTVKPPLKVADGSVRYKFGSYDVDMLHIDPEELRQSVRWREISYVMQGSMSVLNPVRRIIQSFEDIVGTHEGIPNKKVFLDQIREHVNKLGLPAEILNSFPHQLSGGMRQRVAIALATVFHPSLIIADEPTTALDVVVQRGVLQLLRDIQSDSGNTVLLVTHDMAVHANVADRVAIMYAGRIVEEAPTEIIFNSPSHPYTQHLIHSLPMIGDKSGRASLGGAPPNLANPPSGCRFHPRCPHAMEVCRTEVPTMIELGASHRVACHLVKEAAR
- a CDS encoding ABC transporter ATP-binding protein; amino-acid sequence: MSDNGKLLDVQHVTVSFHIGGFIAGSRLTAVNDVSFALENAKPEIFTFAGESGSGKTTLSRLLLHDLDPTQGKVLFEGRDVTQIRKRADVLDFMKQVQPVFQNPFETFNPLRRVEDYLYDTAVNFGRAANHRAAVPVVDEALHQVGLSLDEVNKRYPHELSGGQIQRVSVARALIPHPRLILADEPVSMVDASLRMAIVNVFRKLRDEQKVSVLYITHDLATAYYISDRIAIMLRGFVVESGPVEAVLDHPLHPYTRLLKESVPEPTASKRETWAKHIELGTIDFKEYSRVGCKFAGRCPHVMDICRQTDPPNIETDGRMVRCYLYAKENS